CCTTTAGCTCAGTTATAAGCAGTTCCACCGTGCGTGCTCCCCTGGACCTATTCGCTCGGCTTGCTGCGTTCTGACGAGCGCTGCGATTGGCGCGACGCTGGGCGCATCGGGGTCTGCTGCTGCCTTATTTCTTCGCGGCTCGCCGAGCCTCTTTGGTCGCGCGCGAAGGGGGAGTCTTGTTCCCGTTTCGTCCGAGCTTCTACCTGCGTGTTTCCCCGCTCATGGATGGATTCGGGTCCGGATGGGGGTGGAGCCGTGAACGGTTCCCGTCCGTCGTTCGCCTGCCTCAAACGAAGTTCAGCTTCAAGCCAGTCCTCCACCGCATGGTCTTCCCGGCAACCTCCCTGCACGTAGAGTGCATAAGCGAGTGTGGCGATCTGGGCTCGATCGGGTTGAGAGGGTTGAGCCTCGACTGACCCGACACGATTCGATGAGATTTGTGAATCCATAGGTGCTGTGAATGCACAACTCGTGCCGCAACGAGAGCGCCGTCATTTTCGAAGATCTCCGCGAATCAATCGGGGGCCGGCATTGCATATCGCAATCTCATCCTGCAAGTAACCGTGCAAATGGTCGTCGAGACGCACACGGGCATCACGAATCAATTTTCATGAGGCGGTCAGTTCTGGACCGGAATTTGGGCTCCCGGTCGCCATGGACTCTGGACAACATCGACTCGTGCCTCACCGAACTCGATCAAGCACCACACGGAATCCCACACTCGAGTAGCTGTCTTCCGCCGGGGTTGGGTAGCGGTTGGCAGCGCGGCACCCGTTTCCGCCGCTGTTCCAACCGCCTCCGCGGAACACACGCTGTGTCCCTTCCGACGGCGCCTTTGGATCGGACACCTTGCCGGTAGGATAGGGTCCATAGTAGCCCGCGCACCATTCCCACACATTACCGTGCAGGTCATACAACCCGAACGCGTTGGCAGCATAGCTTCCTACTTCCCGAGTCCTGCCCAAGAACACATTGGTCTGCTTCCCTTCGACCCCGCTTGAGGATTCATATTCGTAGAAAGTGTTAAAGTTCGCGAGTCCTTGACGAATGGCAGTTCCAAACCCAAACGCGTTTGTCGCGCCAGCCTTGCACGCGTATTCCCATTCCCATTCGGTAGGAAGTCTATACTCGTAGTCTTCCGGAATCAGGTCGGCGAGTCGGGCGAGTTGCGTCAGCTTCGCACAATAGTTCGTCGCCTCGTTCCAACTTACCTGCTCAACGGGATGCTGCAGTTCATTGGTTACCGCCCCTCCGGTTGCGGGCAAGCCGCCGACCGCAGCCACCGACCAGTCTGGCTCTACTCCGTTTCGGAAACGGCTGGGGTTGTATCCCAGGACGGAAGAGTATTCCTGTTGTGTGACCTCATACTTTCCCATCCAGAACCCCCGAGTCAGGGTCGCCTGATGCTCGATCTCGTCGCTTCTCCTGTCTTGCTCACCGTTTGGACTGCCCATGACAAAAGTGCCTGAGGGAATGTAGGCGAAGCCTTCACGGCTAGGATGCAGGTCGAGCGCCACGCGCCAGATTCCTTTGGGGAAATGGCTCGAACTGAATAGCCTCTTCATTCTTCCGCCTGCACCGATGATCGTGGAACCGACTCGTTGCCACCCCCCGTCGGCGTTGGCTGCCTGAATGATGTAGAGGACATCCGGCTCGCTCTCGAATTCGACCTCCACCGCCGGACGGATTTGGGCCGGCACCCCCGGGATGCTCGACGTCACCAGCGGATTCGACATCCGGTCGACCTCGATTTTGTCGCTGAAGCCATCTCCGTCGGTGTCCAGTTGATTGGGGTCCGTGTGATGCAGCTCTACCTCATTCGGATCGCTCAAACCATCCTCGTCGGTGTCTGGCTTCCTAGGATCCGTTCTCCAGAGACGGAGTTCGGCTTCGTCCGACAGCCCATCACTGTCGGTATCGCGGTGCGTGGGGTCGGTCTTCCAGAACTTTAGCTCGTCGCCATCCTTGAGTTGATCCCCGTCCGTGTCGGGATTGTTCGGATCGAGCACCAAGGAGCCCAGTTCCAACAGGTAACCTCGGAGGATCGAATGCCCCGACAAATCATTCCAACGACCCTCAGTACAGCACAGGGTGAGGTGATCCTCCTCCCCTGAGTTGTTGGGCTCGCCCTCGGCCCAGCGGCCGATGGCGAAAGGTTCACCGGTGATCCATTGCCATCGGCCCTCCCGGACGGAGTCCGTGCCCCCCAGCCACAGATTGTAAATGGACTCTTTGGTGCCGACCGTGCTGAGGATCAGATTCCATTCCGCCAACGAGTTGATCGTGGCGAGATGTCCATGCCTGGCTTCCGCATCCTCCTTTGCTTGAAACCAGCTCATTCCGTCCGACGTCTCGATGACTTGGTAAAGGCTGAACCAGGTTTCCTCCGCATCCGACAACCCGTCGTCGTCGGTGTCGGGGTCGTCCGGGTCTGTCCAGCTGCGTCGTTCCAAAATGTAGCCATCCCGGGCGAGCGTCCCCCCTGACACGGTGGCGTCATTCCAGTAAAACCGGTAACCATCCGGGAACTCGGTTTCGTTCCCCCAGATCATCAGGTGGTTTTCCGCCTCCCCTTGACCATTGCCCAGCGAGGCATTCCCCGGCTCATTCGTCCTCCAGTTGGTAAAGCTCCATCTTTCCCCTGTGATCCACCTCCACTGGCCTTCAGTCCCTTCGTCGGTTCCCCCGAGCCACAGGTTCTTTCCGAAGAGACGGGCGCCCAGGATTTGTTTCAGATCGCCCCACTCGCGATCGTTGATGACCGTTGCCAAATGCCCACCTCGCCGTTCCGCGTCGATCTGGGCTTCGATCCAACTGAAGCTGCCTGACACCACTTCATAGCGGTCGACACCGCGTTCCGAGCTGTCGGTCAGGCCATCACGATCCCGGTCTTGGGCTCTGGCAGCCTGACCAGCGGTCCATAGCGTGGCGAAAAAAAGCCAGAATCTGCTCCAGGAGCACTGAATGGCGATGATGCGAGTCAGGTTCATGGTGATTAACTCCTGCCTCAATTCCTGGACTCCAGAGTCCCTTCCCTGGAGGGCGGGCTGAGGGTTAAGTAAGGTGCGACCGCCTCGGCAAGCGTGGTCGCTCCATCGGTCGCCTCCCCCTGCACCCAGATGTCGGCCGTGTCCTGGAGGAGTGTCCGCACCCCGACGCGGACCACACGCTGATCATCCACGAGGAGCACACCAATAAACGGGGTCACGGAGTTGGATGTCATGGTAGAGAATAGCGGGTTGCCGGTGCGCGTTCCATCGTCCAACGTAACCGCCAGTCCTCCGGACGTTGGAGGCTCCAATGGATACCTGCTGCCAGGCCAACCGAGACGAGGGCCAGGCCTAGCGCGAGCACCGATGGCAGCCACCACCTTCAGTTTTACCCCGGCTATGCGGTGCTGGCTGGCATACATTGCAACAACGCTGAGCCCAGCGCCGGGAAGTTCCACCCATTAGCCTCGCTCGAACTTATCAGAAGCCCCTTCGAGAAAGCCCGCTTCCAATAACTCGTAAGCACTATCCTTGAATGCCTGGATAATCTGATCCACATCCTGATCGGTGTGAGCCGCGGTCATATAGGTGGGAAAATTTTCCAGAATGAACACCCCTCGGTGCCGCAACTGATAGAAGAGAAGATTGCCCAACTCAAGGTCCTCCGGTACCCGGACGAACATCTGGGAG
The DNA window shown above is from Verrucomicrobiales bacterium and carries:
- a CDS encoding DUF2934 domain-containing protein, with translation MDSQISSNRVGSVEAQPSQPDRAQIATLAYALYVQGGCREDHAVEDWLEAELRLRQANDGREPFTAPPPSGPESIHERGNTQVEARTKREQDSPFARDQRGSASREEIRQQQTPMRPASRQSQRSSERSKPSE
- a CDS encoding SUMF1/EgtB/PvdO family nonheme iron enzyme; this encodes MNLTRIIAIQCSWSRFWLFFATLWTAGQAARAQDRDRDGLTDSSERGVDRYEVVSGSFSWIEAQIDAERRGGHLATVINDREWGDLKQILGARLFGKNLWLGGTDEGTEGQWRWITGERWSFTNWRTNEPGNASLGNGQGEAENHLMIWGNETEFPDGYRFYWNDATVSGGTLARDGYILERRSWTDPDDPDTDDDGLSDAEETWFSLYQVIETSDGMSWFQAKEDAEARHGHLATINSLAEWNLILSTVGTKESIYNLWLGGTDSVREGRWQWITGEPFAIGRWAEGEPNNSGEEDHLTLCCTEGRWNDLSGHSILRGYLLELGSLVLDPNNPDTDGDQLKDGDELKFWKTDPTHRDTDSDGLSDEAELRLWRTDPRKPDTDEDGLSDPNEVELHHTDPNQLDTDGDGFSDKIEVDRMSNPLVTSSIPGVPAQIRPAVEVEFESEPDVLYIIQAANADGGWQRVGSTIIGAGGRMKRLFSSSHFPKGIWRVALDLHPSREGFAYIPSGTFVMGSPNGEQDRRSDEIEHQATLTRGFWMGKYEVTQQEYSSVLGYNPSRFRNGVEPDWSVAAVGGLPATGGAVTNELQHPVEQVSWNEATNYCAKLTQLARLADLIPEDYEYRLPTEWEWEYACKAGATNAFGFGTAIRQGLANFNTFYEYESSSGVEGKQTNVFLGRTREVGSYAANAFGLYDLHGNVWEWCAGYYGPYPTGKVSDPKAPSEGTQRVFRGGGWNSGGNGCRAANRYPTPAEDSYSSVGFRVVLDRVR